The genomic region GCGCCGGGTGTCGATTCCGGTCGGGACGACGAAAATGCTTCGGCAGTACCGGCTGTAGTAGTCGGCCAGATAGTCGTTGCCGGCGATGACGGCATCCATCCCGCGGGCGACCCAGGGCTGACCGAGGCGGCCCAGCGGCGGGCGAAGCCAGATGGCATCGTCCACATCGAGAATGCGGGGACGCTTCAGAAGCCGCTCAAAGGTGGCGTATCCCTGCACCAGCTCGCGGCTGAGCCAGATGAGGTCGGCCCGGCGGGATTGAAACAGGGCGGGGATTCGGGCGGCCATTTTGAACGGACTGGGCAGGCCGCAGCTTTCTCCCCAGCGGGGGATGTATTCGGTGACGGTGATGCCGAATCGGCTCAGAGGCTGGATGTACTGGCGGACGCGAAAGCGTGTAGAGGCGGTTTTCAGCCCGCCGGTCAGGGCAGCGATTTGAATGGGGGATTGAGCGGTCATAGCAGTTTATCCGGATAAAGGCGGCGGTTTGCGGACAGCCCGTCGGCGAAGTCCCAGCGTGCGGACAACAAATGAAAGGCCGCGGCAGCCGACGGCGGTGAGAAACGGAAAGGCGGTCAGCAGCGTATATTGCAGGCGGACCCGTCCGGGCAGCAGGGCGGCGAAGTCATTCAGCAGACGGCGAATCTCCCGGGCCTGCGAGGGGTCAAAGAGCAGGGCCCGCATCCAGCGGCGCAGGAGAAAGACCGCCAGCGGACGAAAAGCATCCAGCCGATTCATCAAAGCGGCCGTTTCCAGATGCTGCTCAATCAGGAGCCGGGCTGCCTGGGCGGCGGGATAGATGACGGACGTATGCCGGCCTGCCTGGAGGTGGTGAATCGCCAGCGGACGGGCCGAATAGCCGATTTGCGGGTGTCTGTAGGCGATGCGGAGCCACAGGTCGAGGTCTTCAAACCGCCGCAAATCCGAAAAGCCGCCGGCCTCCAGAAGAACCGACCGTCGGATGAGCATCGTATCCGTATGGCCGGTGAGGTCTTCGGCGCAGGTTTTGAGATAATCGGGACTGATTTGTCCGCCGTTTAGGACCGCAAGAATGCGCTGCTCCGGGAGGGCGGGGGCCTGCCGTCCGCTTTCGCAGAGGCATTCGATGTAGTTGCCGCAGGTCCATTGCAGCTGGGGGTGTCGGCGCAGGAGTTCGGTCTGCACGGCCAATTTATCCGGCAGCCATTCGTCATCGGCGTCGAGGAAGGCAACCCATTCGCCCGAGGCCGCCCGGATGCCGGTGTTGCGGGCGGCACCGGGGCCCCGATTGTCCTGACGGATACAGCGGATTTTCTCTCCGAAGGCCGCTGCGGCCTCGGCGGTCCGGTCGGTCGAACCGTCGTCCACCACGATAATTTCATCCGGCGGACGGCTCTGGGCCAGCACACTGTGAATCGCTCGGCTCAGATGCTGCTCGTTGTTGTAAGCCGGAATGATTACACTGATTGTCATAAGGGCTCCCGGGTTTGTTCCGGGTCTCGAATCGGTTTTCTCGTCAGCTTCCGCCAGAAGCGCTGAATCGGCGGTCGAATATACAATCCGCCGAACCGCTTGAAAAGAACCCAGTATTTCAGCAGCGGGCTGAAGGCAATCTGGAGCCGACAGAATTGATACAGGCCCTTGAACCGCCGGGCATCCGGAAAACGCTCCAGCAGTTCTGCGGCGGTTTTTCGAAACCCGTTTCGGGCCTGATGATGAGCGGTCCGCAGCGCCAGATAACAGAGCACGTCCTCCGCCAGCTTCTTTTTCTCCGGAGGGCACCAGTCCAGCAGCAGAGAGGGATTCCGGAGAATCGGGGCGACGGCACCGGACACGGAATGGGACAGCGAACTGTCCTGGCGGTTGTGCCGCACACAGACCCTGGGGAGAATCAGAAAGGGTTCATTAAACACCAGCCGGGCGAAAAAGACGGTGTCTTCGCCGAAGGTGCATTTGTTTTCGGTATAGAAGCCGCCGTATTTACGGGCAATGTCCGTGCGAAGAATAGTGGTACCCACGTGAAAAAACATCATCAGGGCCTCCGCCAGCGGGGCGGGTTCGCGGCCGGTCAGGCGGTAAAAGCCGGGATAGACGCCGCGCCGGAGCCAATAGCCGGTCATTTCGATTTGCCGCGGCCATTCTTCGTACATGGTGCCTGCGAAAGAGGCCGTCGGCCGGCTTTCGAGGGCCGCAATCCCGTTTTGCAGATAATCGGGGTACCACTGGTCGTCGGCGTCCAGAAAGGCGATGTAGGGGGCTTGTGCGGCTTCGATGCCCCGGTTGCGGGCGGCGCCGGGGCCCTGATTGTCCTGACGAATCAGGAAAATTCGGGAATCGTTCATCTGCTGAACGCGTTGAGCGCCGTGGTCTGTGGAGCCGTCGTCCACCACAATCAGCCGCCAGTGGGGGTAGGTCTGATGCAGCACGGAGCGGACGGCCCGAAGAATCGTCCGTTCCTTGTTGTACAGCGGGATGATGACGTCCACCGGCTTCATAGGGTTCTGCTTTTTCGAATCTCCCGGAGGATTTTTTTGAAGCGATTGTACCAGGCGGCGGCCTGCGGGCAAAAGGAGGCAATCAGGAATTTTTTGTAAGACGCCGGAGGCAGGAGCCGGCGGTATTTTTGGAGCAGGAAACGGATTTGTGCGCCGCTGCCGTCCTCGAGCCGGCAGCCCAGCCACCAAATCAGCATCGCGGCAGCACAGGGAAGAAAGGAGTCGAGCAGACCGGCCTTTTCGGCCAGCTCCAGATGCCGCTGAAGAAACCGGTCGATATGTTCGGCGGTTCGGTGGGCTTTCAGGATGCTGCCTTCGGTGTCCAGATGATAGACCGCCAGCGGCTCGAAGACATACCCGAGCGGCTGGCGGAGATAGGCAATCCGCAGCCACAGGTCCGCGTCGTTAATCCGTTTCTGTCCGGGCAGAAAGAGTCCGGCCTTCAGGAGAATCTCCCGTCGAATCAGCATCGTATCCGTACAGCCCATCGCGCCGTGCTGATGGGCGGAAAAATAACTGTCGAACACGGGGCGACCGTTCAGGAATCTCAACAGGTCTTGCTGTCGATGTCCGGGCAAATCGAGTGTTTGCCGATGTCCGCGCCGGCATCGGCATCGGTAGAAATTGCCGGTGACCCAGTTGAGAAAAGGATACTGCTGAAGGAGTCGTACCTGAAGGGCCAGCCGGTCGGGGAGCCATTCGTCATCGGCATCGAGAAAGGCAATCCATTCTCCCGAAGCGGCCCGAATGCCGGCGTTGCGGGCGGCGCTGGCACCCTGATTGTCCTGACGGATATATCGAACGATGCCGCCGCAGGATTGGACGGCCTGGCGGGTGCCGTCGGTGGAGCCGTCATCCACGATGATAATCTCCTGCGGCGGGAGGGTTTGAGCTAAAACGCTCTCAACGGCCCGTCGAATAAACGCTTCGGAGTTGTAGGCCGGAATGACGGCGCTGATGCCGCCCGCAGGGGCCGGAACGCTCCGAGCGGCTGTCTGTTCCGACGGCTGGTTCGGCTGCGGACTGGCGTTTCGTTCGACCATTCGGCATCAGGAACCAAAAAAGATTCGATGAATGTCGTTGTAGGTAATCCACAAAAAGACGGCCAGCAGAAAGACCACGCCGGCGTAGGTTATACCGGCCTGGACTTTTTCTGGAATCGGGCTGCCTTTGATTTTTTCAATCAGCAGAAAGAGGATGACGCCTCCGTCCACAACGGGAATCGGCAGCAGGTTCATCACGGCGATGCAGGCACTGATCAGGCCCATGAAGTAAAGGAATTTGATGAAGGATTCCTGAGCGACCTGATAACTGATGGACAGAATGCCCACCGGGCCGCTGAGGGCGGAGGTCGGCACATCGCGGGTGAAGAGCCCTTTGAGGGTCAGGTAGGTCGTTGCGATAAAATACCAGGTCTTTTTGGCGCCAAGGGCTACGGCTTTAGCGGGGTTGGAGGTCTTGACCTTTTCTTCGAGGAGCGTCAGCGGAATCGGACGGGTAGTTTCGCTCCAGATGTGCATCAGGCCTTCGATGTTCGGAATCAGCAGGGCGGCGGAGCCGGCCTCCGTTTCCGAAAGTCGATAATCGATGCCGATTTGCTGGCCGGCGTTTCGGTGGAAAATCTCTGCGATTTCATAGAAGTTTTTGACCGGCTGTCCGTCCACGCGTTCAATCCGTGCCCCGCGCGGAATCGGAAGGGCATCGACGGAAACGGTGTCGAGGGTCTGGGCCACAACGGGGTTTTCCATATCAAAACGTAAAGAAATACCCAGCCAAAGGCGGTTCTTTGTGCCGGGCTGAACGGTGGGACGAGTGCTGATGTCCACGATGCGGTTTTGTCCGTCGGAGTCGGTTCGAAGCACCTTGACGGAAAGGGTTTTGTCTTTGTGATTTTCTATGGCCTGTCTGTATTCCGCGAAGGTGGGGCAGAAACAGTCGGCGATTTGAAGGAGGATGTCTCCTTTTTTAAATGGGTTCGGCTGCAATTCTTTTTGGACCGGCCGGCGGAGAACTGCTGTGGAGAACCATTCGAGGATTCGCTGCAGGAATCCTTCTGAGGTGGTCGGTTCAAAGACCTGCTCCACCTGAAGTCGGGGAATGAGAGAGTAGAAATTCGCCAGGTCATATTC from Anaerohalosphaeraceae bacterium harbors:
- a CDS encoding glycosyltransferase family A protein codes for the protein MTISVIIPAYNNEQHLSRAIHSVLAQSRPPDEIIVVDDGSTDRTAEAAAAFGEKIRCIRQDNRGPGAARNTGIRAASGEWVAFLDADDEWLPDKLAVQTELLRRHPQLQWTCGNYIECLCESGRQAPALPEQRILAVLNGGQISPDYLKTCAEDLTGHTDTMLIRRSVLLEAGGFSDLRRFEDLDLWLRIAYRHPQIGYSARPLAIHHLQAGRHTSVIYPAAQAARLLIEQHLETAALMNRLDAFRPLAVFLLRRWMRALLFDPSQAREIRRLLNDFAALLPGRVRLQYTLLTAFPFLTAVGCRGLSFVVRTLGLRRRAVRKPPPLSG
- a CDS encoding glycosyltransferase family 2 protein, with the protein product MVERNASPQPNQPSEQTAARSVPAPAGGISAVIPAYNSEAFIRRAVESVLAQTLPPQEIIIVDDGSTDGTRQAVQSCGGIVRYIRQDNQGASAARNAGIRAASGEWIAFLDADDEWLPDRLALQVRLLQQYPFLNWVTGNFYRCRCRRGHRQTLDLPGHRQQDLLRFLNGRPVFDSYFSAHQHGAMGCTDTMLIRREILLKAGLFLPGQKRINDADLWLRIAYLRQPLGYVFEPLAVYHLDTEGSILKAHRTAEHIDRFLQRHLELAEKAGLLDSFLPCAAAMLIWWLGCRLEDGSGAQIRFLLQKYRRLLPPASYKKFLIASFCPQAAAWYNRFKKILREIRKSRTL
- a CDS encoding glycosyltransferase yields the protein MKPVDVIIPLYNKERTILRAVRSVLHQTYPHWRLIVVDDGSTDHGAQRVQQMNDSRIFLIRQDNQGPGAARNRGIEAAQAPYIAFLDADDQWYPDYLQNGIAALESRPTASFAGTMYEEWPRQIEMTGYWLRRGVYPGFYRLTGREPAPLAEALMMFFHVGTTILRTDIARKYGGFYTENKCTFGEDTVFFARLVFNEPFLILPRVCVRHNRQDSSLSHSVSGAVAPILRNPSLLLDWCPPEKKKLAEDVLCYLALRTAHHQARNGFRKTAAELLERFPDARRFKGLYQFCRLQIAFSPLLKYWVLFKRFGGLYIRPPIQRFWRKLTRKPIRDPEQTREPL